In the Lutra lutra chromosome 12, mLutLut1.2, whole genome shotgun sequence genome, GGCTTTCCGGGTGTGCACTACTGGAGTGCTGACTGTATGCCAGGaatcaccatttattgagcactggcTGTATGCCTGGGGACAAAGTTTGTTCTTCAATTCTCCCCAAAGCCCGGTGAAGTGAGTCTTGCTCTTGTCTACCgcattttataaatggggaaaccgaggctcacAATGGTAACTTGCACTCAGGGACACAAAGGCGAAGGGGGAGGTGGTGTATCCAGGCACTCAGTACCAGTTGAACGGAACAATCACGGGAGTGAGGCTGGGCTAGGCTTAatgctggagtggggaggggcgggaCGAGCCTTCATTTCTAGGGTAGGCGCTGTGTGATGCCCTCCTTTGGCACATGGGCTAACCGAGGAGGAAGCGCCGGAGGGCCAGGTAGCATGGAGACCCCATCTTGACCCCACCCCAGTTCCAGGACGTCCCCGAGCTGGTGGCGCGCTTCGACGGCCTGGCCGATATGCAAGCGGCGCTGAGGCTCACGGAGCGCCAGCTGCAGGCGGAGTTGGAGGAGGCCCGCGCGCGGCTGCAGAGGCTGCGGGACGCGGGGCAGGACGAGCTGCTGGGGCAGAGCCAGCGGCGAGCGCAGCTGCTGGAGCGCCTGGAGGCTGCGAGGGAGCGAACGCTGCGCTGGGTACGGCCCTGCCGGGAGGAGGCGCCCACCCGGGACCCCAGCCGCCCATCACCCGAGACGAGTGCCAAGGTTCCTAAGATCAGAAGGACCGATGCTTACCCCGGACGGTCGGCGGCGCTAACGGGCAGGTGCAAGCATCAGAAAGCGCTTTAGGGCACCGGGGGCCTGGCCCAGCAGATCCTGACCCCTTGCCTGCTTTCCTCCCGCCAGGCGCCTCTGCGCCCCTGGAGGGAAGCGGACAGGCCCCAGCCCTCCTCAGCAGGCTCCAACCCTGATCTGGAAGTGGGCGGGGTGTTCTTCAGGAATCCAAGTGGATTCagatccagaacacagcagctgagAAGACCCTTGTCCTGGGCCGCAGCAGAATGGCGGTGCTGAACCTGTTCCAGCTGGTGTGCCAGCACAAGGCgcagccccccaccctggccaTCGAGGACACCGAGGGGCAGCTGGAGCAGGTGCGCTccctcttctgtcccctcccacccccataccCTCAGGAACCTCACCTACGCTGCGCTAAGCATGATTCTCTGTGAGCCAAGCTGCTGGCACTCCAGAGGTGGGCTCGGTGGCCTTCTGGGACCCCTGCCGAGGAGGCCTGGGTTGGGTCTTGGCTCCGAGGGGCATCTGCTCCGTGGCCACAAGAAAGTCATgctcctctctgggtctcagtgctCTCACCTGTGCCCAGGGGCTGAGGGTGTGTACTGACCACGCACTTGTTCATGACAAGAGTCTGTCCTTTGTCCCAGGGTCAAACAGCACAAACAAGTGACAACATTGATGAGAAACCCAGGTGGAGACTCACCTTTAATTAACCCCTGACCCTCTTGCTCCCTGCATGGACGGGCCTCAGCTTCCctagggagggagaggatggggctgggtccttgtctttctttctgcAGAAATGCATCACAGATGGTGTACAGAAGTGTACCAAGTCATTCAAGTTTGCAAGGCTGTAGAACGTGTGACATGGTTTACAacagaaagggggtggggtggctcTGACTTCAGATGCCTCCGTGGCTTCTAATGGGGCCCCAAAGCATGGTCCCTTTCAGTGGAAGAAATATGAAAGGCCCAGCTGCCCCTGCCACTCCTGTCCTGCACCCCACACCCCGGATCCCAACCAGACATGGAGAACTCGGGCCCCGGGAGCCTACCTTTGTGCCACGGGCCGAGTGGGACAGGTCTGTGGACACCACTGTTCTCTCAAGTGTGGCCCGGCACCCTGAGCTACATGAGACGActccaggagggacagaggctcAGGATGGAACAGGCAAAAACCTGTCCCTTTTCAACCGACTCTGATCCTACCAAGGAGATGGGGCGAGTGAGTGTGCCTTTAacccctgtggggctccctggGCCCGAGCCTCACGCCCCCTCCAGGCAACAGCGGAGTGCAAGAGTCACCTGGGTTTCTTGTGCCTTGTGTTTTTCCACTGCCCCTCCGCTTGTGACAAGGGGTAActtgattctgtttttgttagaattgttttccttttcaagtgtgacaaaggggaagggagagcccAAGGGTAAGTTGGCCTCCAGTTCTGGCTCTTGGCAGTGGACATTAAATTCATTATCAATAAATAAGTGACTTAAAAGGAAATATGGGAGGTTAACCCATGGGGACGAGAGCAGGTCAAACACCAGTGAATGTGAGTGATCCGATTCAAAGGGGGGAAAATGAATTAAGGGAAGTGAAAATACTCGTTTAATTTTAATGCAGATGATAACCAGGTAGGAAAACGGAGAGTGTCTGCTTGCAGGCCAGTTAGGAGGCTTGGATGGAGGCCCAAAGGACCCAGAACAGTCTAGGGCAGGTTGGCCAGCCCCTGGGAACCACTGCCATCACTTTTAATAGGGGTCTCCACCCCCAACCCGTGCTCTGCAGCATCCTGTGTTGGGGACATGGCGGAACTGGACACTCAGGGGCTGGGATGTGACTGGCTGTGTTGGGGACCCACAGGTGAAGCTGTTCATCCTGGACCTCTCCGCCATGCTGGCCAGTCTTCGTCAGGCCGAGCCCacacctgcctcccagccctgacCCAGGTAAGCAGAGGGACAGGGTGGCCTCCCACCCTGAAAGGAGGTGCACATTTCCTGTGGGGTGTGTGCTAAGAGGTCCTCACCTGAGAGATGGGAGGGGGCTGTGTCCGCTCAGACTACTGTGGGAAGTACAGAACCGGCATATAGCAAGTACTAAATAAATGTGGGCCATGTGGGGGGCACCAATTTGTCATCCACCACATGGCCTGGGACCAGATCCTCCCTCCCAGGGCAATCACGGCATTAAACAAGCTGATGTGTGTCAGGGGTTTGGAATGAAGCCTGATGCAAATTCTGGTAAATTCTAGAAGAGTGTTTGGTAAGTAAAGTAAAATAGGACCAGCACAGGGGCCACACAGCAAGCACCCACAAGTGGGCACCTGTCACAAGGCCTCCTCTATTGTGGATCCGTGGCCTGAGAATCCAACTGCTGGAGGCTGTCCTTAACCTTCCCAGGACCCCACATTGGGGCTGGAGAGCACTGGGCTCGGAGGGTGGAGGCCAGGACGGGTTCTGACCTGTGGGTGTGGTGGGGGCCATGTGAGTCCCCTTCACAGCCAGAGGAGAAGCCGCTGagccctctgccccacaccccacctcccaccccgaGCCACCACTCTCTTGACTGTTGGCCACAGTAGCTGGGGCTTTCATAGCTGGGTCCGCCCCTTCCGGCTCCGTGGTAGACTGTACTCCCAGTCCGCTCGAGATGCTTAATAAAggtttattacattaaaaatacatcacCAGGCCTTAGGCACTCAGGACTTCGCCCCATGTGGCCACCACCTCTGAACTCGTGAACCACCCAGGACACatggaagcagcagcagctgagTGGCCAACTTGGGTTTTAGCCGCCCTCACCCGGCTGGCAAACCCCTGTGCATCCTTGAAGACCGAGCATGAATGGCTCCACCTCGGGCAGAGGTGGCTGCGGCCCCGGGTGGCCAGACAGCACCCCTTTCCTGCAGGGAGCTCCGCCAGTGGCCGGCCCAGGGCCAGGCACACGGTGGCACTCAGGAACATCTACTGACGTCCACCCCTGCAGCACGCAAGGAGCCATGGGGCAGGGTCACCTGCCTTACATCCTCTTCCTCATCTTGCCCTTCTTGGCGTGGGTGCCCCGGCCAAAGGCGCCCCTCTGCAGCTCCTGGGCTCGGCGCCGGTTACGGGCGGACAGCTGCTTCAGGCCCCCTCGCTGCAGGAAGCGCAACTTCTCCGCCCGGCGCCGCTGCTTCAGGATCTGCTGCTTGGTCTTGAGCTCTGAGCGCACGCGGCCTGCAGGGGCGCCCGGGCTGCGGGGCTGGGATGCACCTGTCAGGAGTTCAGGGAGCTCAGCCTTCTGGTCTACTCCTAGGGCCTCCTCTTCCCGGAAGCCTCCAGACTGTccgtcccccgccccgcccaTTCTGGGTTCACTGGTGTGGCCCCAGGGTCTGGCTcattgtaggtgctcaataaagctTCCATAGTCTGCTGCCGTGGTCAACAGCATGGACCCTTGAGCCCACACCGCCGGGGTCCAAATCCCAGCCGTGACCTCTCAgaccctgagcaagtcacttaagttctctgagcctctgttcccCGCTGTGAATTATGGGACTCATGGGTCCCAACGAGGAGTCGGTTGAGGAGGAGGTGTGTACGGTGCTGGGAACGAGAGCCAGCCCACAGTAAGGGCCTCCCAAGTGCACTATCACGATTACAGACCACTCGATGGAGATTTACTGAGCATGAGCCCTATGCTGGGCACCGGGGACCCAGCCCTGACTGAGACAGACTCCAATCCCTATTTCCACAGACCGCATGCTCTCGGCCGTTAGCTTAACTTCCTTGGGcaggagagagggcagagaaggCCAGAGAGGCGAAGGGCTGGGCCCCAGGTCACATAGCGGCAGCAGTAGACATCATGGCCCCACCTCAGCCTGTTCTCCCAGGGATCTAGAAGGGCACCTCCTCCCACTCCCGCCTCCCTGGCTCCCCACTAAACCCTAGGCTCCCCTCCTCTACCatgtcccctctccctgcctggctcCTCCCCACCCGTAAGAGTGACCTTTTCAGGGCTCCCACACAGATGATCATTATGGCGGTCCCAAATGTCTCCATAGGGGCCAGGGTGCCCAACAGGGACTCATCACCCCCAATGAGGacaaagcacagagggagaatggCTGTTCCTTCCTGAAGCCCACAGGCAGACCCAGAGCAGTGGCTAACACTGGGAGCTGAGCCATGAGGGGTGAGAGGcccaggggaggcaggggcacGTTCCACAGAGGCATAGAGAAatggagacagacagagacaccaagagggaaaagagagcacagagagacagggaaggagagacCAAATACAGAGATGCCTgtgtagagagagggagagagatgaagacagaaaggggagagaaagaccaagacagaggaagaaaggaaacaaaaaatgaaatgacaaggGAGACAGACGGAGACAGAAAGTCtgagagatgggaagaaaaggaaacaaagatagaATGAGGAGAAAGCGGCCGAGAGGAGCAGGGACAGGGATgcacagtcagagagaggaagagaggaacgGGGACCCAGCaagagagagtggcagagaggAAGTTTCTGAGAAAAcccaagacagagacagaggaagaaatgtaAGAGACCTAACCAGGGAGGAGAGACGCTGAGGGGAGTGGACAGAGCCCATTCACATCCCACTGCAGCCTCACAGAGGGAACCAAGGCCGGGATGATCCAAAAGACACTTGCCAACCTGCTCTGAGGACCATCCTACCTTGGCCTCTTCTGCGCTTCCCACCTCTTCGCTCTGGGCCTCGCGGCTGGGACGTTCCTTCGTCTTCTGAGTCCCGAtcatcgattttctgtttctgtttccacTTCTGGTAGCTGGGGAGCCGAGTTAAGGAGGCTACGTGCGGGAACATGATGCCCTAGATACCCCTGGGTGGGGAGTAGGTCCTGCACCCACTCCAGCAGATACAGGTACCACCTCTGGGGGCGGGCAACAGGAGCTGCTcagccccgcccccacacccAGAGTACCCAGTGAGAGgctgccctgtcccctcccctcaacCCGCGCCCACCTCTAGGGGCTGCtcgccccgccccccggccccgcccctccggaTACAGGTCCCGTTTATAGGAGCTGCTGATGTAGCGGCCGCTCTCTGTCTTGATCTTTTTCTTGTCCTCCTGTCCTGACTGTCCCACAAAGCGCTTCTTCTTCCGGTCCCTGCAGGAGATGGAGTTGGGAGAGCTGATGTGGAAGGAGGTGGCCTGGCGCAGCCTACTTTCCTTCCGCGCCTGTTTCTTCCCTACCCTCACAAGGGAAGCAGCTGGCCCATGTCCAGCATACAGCAAGTGCTCAATTAAGGCCCATTCCCTGCCCCTCCTCGCCTCTTCCTAGCAGCCCAGGTCTCAAAAGATGGGGGTCACTGGGAACTGGGGTCTCTGGATCAGGGTTAGGGGCCCAGAGAGGGTACCAATCCTACTCTGCCACCTCCTGGCTTGGTGACCCTGGGTTGAGTCACGCCATTTCTCTCGAACCAGAGTCCACATGGGAGAGACGGGTCATGAGCTCTGTCGAGAAAGACGAGCCagcaggaaggacagatggaCCCAGATCCCTGCTGTGTACGATCAAAGCACGGGCACGggctgtggtggtggggggtgatAGGGTCAGTGTCCTTGCCATGTGCGATCACGTGGGACGACACGGAAGGGCTCACAGTCCACGCTGCACACAATCGAATGTGGGAGGGTGATATTTCCTGCTCTGGGGGAGCAAACGGGAGCCCACCTGCCTCCTGTGTGGGACCACAGGGGGCGTGCGCTCGCTAACTCGCTTGCTGGCTCACCACTTCAGCTGCTGCTGGCCTCTGGTCAGGTTCTGGGCTTCGTCCCCCATCAGGTCCAGCACAGCGCCAGCCACCTGCTGCTCGAATGCGCCCCCGTCCCCACCAATGCTCAGGCTGCAGGCAAAGGGAGGGGACATGCCACAGGGTTAGTGGGGGGCCCATCAGGCCCCATCTGCCTGACCCCAGGACCAGCCACTCACCCCCGCTCACTATCGAAGTCCTTGGGCCGGTAGGGGATGTAGAACTCCTGGTCCCGATGCCGGGCCTCCTCCCTCCGCCTCTTGGCTCTCCGGTCAGGTCCCGGCTGTGGCCGCTTCCGGCCCATGACCTCCGTGAAGACATCCTGGCAGATGGACACCAGTGTCACACCTGCAGCCCCCTGGGGAAGCCACTGGCCTCGTCACCTGCCAGTCCGGCCAGAGTTAAGGGCCAGCGGCTCCCAGGACTTTAAAACTTTGATACTTccgggtgcctggatggctccgtcattaagcatctgccttcagctcaggtcgtgatcccgggttcctgggatcgagcgccccatcgggctccctgctcagtgggaagcctgcttctccctctcccacttcccctggttgtgtttcctctcttgctgggcctctctttctgtcaaataaataaataaaatctttaaaagaaaacaataaataaaaataaaagtctggtACCTCTCTCTGTGCCCTGTTTCCTGGTCTGCATTGTAGGATGACCTTGGCACCAGAAGAGCCGGCCGGGTGtaagaggaggaagctgggggcCAACTGGGGCAAGACCcctttccaggggcgcctgggtggctcagtgggttaaagcctctgccttcggctcaggtcatgatcccagagccctgggatcgagccccgcatcggcctctctgctcggcagggagcctgcttcctcctctctctccgcctgcctctctgcctacttgtgatctctgtctgtcaaataaataaataaaatcttaaaaaaaaaaaaaaaagaatcacttaaGACCCCTTTCCAGCTCCAGGCTGGTCCCTCAGGCTGTTTGACCAAGGCAAGGCCCTGCCCCTCTCCGGGCCTGGCCTTGCTCTGTACATTATGGACTAGTCCAGGAAGTTTTAACCTGTATTTTTTGGCTACTGAGCCCTTGGTGCAAATCAGAGACTGGGCCTGGGGGTAGAGGCtgggccgggggcagggggcggtTAGAGGTGGGGGCAGTACCTCCACactctctcctgctgcctcttcctcctcctcctcaggcttCTCTTCCTGGGGTGCTGGGCAGCTGGGGGCTGGGCCAGCTGTGTCCTCCTGCCGCCCTTGCCGCCCCTGCTGGAAGCTGGCGATGGCCTTGCGGTCCTTTTGCCGTTTGGCACGCATCACCTGGCTGCTCGGGTCCCGGCTGGAGGCGTTGATCTCAAAGATGGTCTGCAGAGGGAACACACCAGTCCTTCCCCCAGTggcctccttcccagccctgccctcagcagcCTGGTGGGCTCTCTGCGGCATTCCTCCCCAGGTCCTTCCAACTCTGTGAGGTTGGTACTCTGATTACCTGCATTTCCCCATTAGaaaggaggcccagagagggcaagtcACCAaccagaggtcacacagctgggacaAGTGAGAGTGGCATTTTGATCCTGGTTTACCTGGCACCCCAGTGGGGTGCCCAGTGTGAGTCAAGAGGGCATGAAAGGTGTCTAAAAGCCAGCTCGAGGCCACTGACAGGCCCAACACATGTCACTCCCCCTCTGGAAGCAGCAGGAAATGGCTACCACAGAGTACCCACTGCAGACTAGCAGGGACAAGGGGCATGTCTAGAGATGCTGAGGGGGCAGAGCCGCAAGCTCAGAGGAAAAGCCCCACTGGGGTCTGGCTTTGGGTCAGGAGCTTGGCCACAGTCCTGACTCCATAGCAGCCTCCGGGACCCCGGCCCCCGCAGGCTCTCCCACCCCCTTACTCACTGCCCGTGAGCGGTAGTTCTTGATGCTGTCCACCAGCTTCAGCCGCTGCAGCTCCCTCTCCTCAAAGCGCGAGCCTGGAGGGGACGGGGAGGAGGCATGAGACTGGGGAGGCTCCGTGGGGCCCACCCACAGTGCACTGTCCCAAACCCCCCACGCGGGGACTCACTGAAGAGGGGGTGCAGGCCCAGCCCCGCGAGGTCCAGCTCCTTCGCCCTCTTGATGGACTCGGGCGAGGCCGCGGGCCGGGAGCGCACGTACTGCTGCTGGGCGTTGTCAGCCACCCGGCCCAGGCCCCGAAGCTCCAGTGACGCCGCCAGGGTGCCCTGCAGGCTGCTCTCCTCATCGTCTACCACGCTCTGCGGCACCCGGCCCAGCACGCCATCCACGCTGCCCGCGCCTGCCAGCCACACACGGAGCCCGTCGGAGGCCTTGCGGCCTGGCCCCCTGCCTGCAGCCGTCCCTCCCCGCCCTGGTCCCAAATCACAACATCGTCCCCAGGGATGGAACCGCGGCTCTGGCCGGCCACCTGACAGAGCTCAACCACGTGTCCACAGTGACAGCTTGAGGGCCGCTGCCTGTTTTCGGGAAGAACCCCTCTAGCTGTGTTCTGTCTTTGTCGGTCTCTGAGGAGCTGCTATAGGTCATACGACCTGCAGAGCCCAAGCCATTCACCAGCTTGCTCTTTCCACTGACTCTCCCACGAGACCGCCGGACAACCCCACGCTACAGAAGAGGACACGAGGCTCAGCAGAGGTTTAGTCCTGCCCAGCAGCGTGCCACAGGGTGCTGTCCGGACTCGGCCCCCGCACTGGCTCGAGAGCAGGGCCACCCACCCTGGCTAGCTCTGGGGCAGGTGCAGGATGGCTGCCCCCAACAGATGACTACCCCGTGCCTGGCTTCTGCTGGGACACTCTTGTGgtggctccttccctctctctgcccctcacacccCCACTGCTTGGTGTCGACCCAGGAGGTCTGCCAAGGGCTCTGGAATCTGCATTTGGACAAAGGGCTGAGCTGCAGGTGCTCCCGGCGCTCTGGAACCAGGACATGGCATATGGGGTGCTCAGGGAAGGTGCAGGGTGCCCTGTGCATGGGCTCCATTTACACCCAGCTTCCTGAATCCGGGCtcccaactccctgctgagtaacaAGCAACGTGGGACTAGTGGCCTGGCTCACCTACAAAGCAACCCTTCTGTGTTCTCAGATAGACACAGGAGACAAGGTGCACTAagggcctgacacacagtaggacCGCAGGAGGAGGCTACCATGATCACCATCGCCCACCCCATACAGTCCCACCCCAGAGACTCTGGGAAAGTTCTGGGAACTtcagtctccctctgcctgcctgggctGTCCCGGAAACATAGTCAAGGGCAGGGTCTCAAACAGATGCCCACAGGGGCCAGGCAGACAAGAGGAGCAAGGGAGGTGGGCGTGCAGCGAGCCTGGGGGCTCTTCTATCCGGGGTGTGCGGCCCAGATGGCCTGTACAACAACCTCAGGGAAAGGTAGACTTGGCAGTCAGACCCAGCCGCTTTCCAAGAGACatcagaaatctggatttttatatgaaattctgaGTTTAAAATACAGGGCTTTTGCCCTGGGGTCCAATCCAggcccacctcctcccagagcCAGTAcagcctctccctgcctgcaCCGTGGGCTCTGCAGCGGACCCCCAGGGACCTCCTGCCCCAATCCCCTGGCCTCCACTCACCTGAGGACCCCTCATGGGGGCGGGCAGGGGTAAGGGTGCGGCCGAGGAACAGGTGCAGGTCTAGCAGATAGGGGACCTCGTCTGGGGCCACCAAGGAGTAGGCCGTGCCGCTTCGGCCAGCCCGGGCCACGCGgcctgtggggggaaaaaaggtcaaGCTGAAGCAAAGACAAAGGGCCCTACAGCCCAGCATGAGTCCCGCTGGCCTGACTCCAAGGGCACGGGTCAGGCCAAGGCCACACCTCACTGAGCTGCTGTCCTCGACTGTGAGAAGGGGCAGCAATGATCACTAGGGTCCCTGCACATGTGTG is a window encoding:
- the DDX54 gene encoding ATP-dependent RNA helicase DDX54, yielding MAAGRLPAAGPRSRTAMAQWRKKKGLRKRRGAASQARSSDSEDGEFEIQAEDDARTQKLGPGRPLPTFPTSECASDVEPDTREMVRAQNKKKKKSGGFQSMGLSYPVFKGIMKKGYKVPTPIQRKTIPVILDGKDVVAMARTGSGKTACFLIPMFERLKTRSAQTGARALVLSPTRELALQTMKFTKELGKFTGLRTTLILGGDKMEDQFAALHENPDIIIATPGRLVHVAVEMNLKLQSIEYVVFDEADRLFEMGFAEQLQEIIGRLPGGHQTVLFSATLPKLLVEFARAGLTEPVLIRLDVDTKLNEQLKTSFFLVREDTKAAVLLHLLRTVVRPQDQTVVFVATKHHAEYLSELLTTQGVSCAHIYSALDPTARKINLAKFTHGKCSTLIVTDLAARGLDIPLLDNVINYSFPAKGKLFLHRVGRVARAGRSGTAYSLVAPDEVPYLLDLHLFLGRTLTPARPHEGSSGAGSVDGVLGRVPQSVVDDEESSLQGTLAASLELRGLGRVADNAQQQYVRSRPAASPESIKRAKELDLAGLGLHPLFSSRFEERELQRLKLVDSIKNYRSRATIFEINASSRDPSSQVMRAKRQKDRKAIASFQQGRQGRQEDTAGPAPSCPAPQEEKPEEEEEEAAGESVEDVFTEVMGRKRPQPGPDRRAKRRREEARHRDQEFYIPYRPKDFDSERGLSIGGDGGAFEQQVAGAVLDLMGDEAQNLTRGQQQLKWDRKKKRFVGQSGQEDKKKIKTESGRYISSSYKRDLYQKWKQKQKIDDRDSEDEGTSQPRGPERRGGKRRRGQGASQPRSPGAPAGRVRSELKTKQQILKQRRRAEKLRFLQRGGLKQLSARNRRRAQELQRGAFGRGTHAKKGKMRKRM